The following coding sequences lie in one Blastocatellia bacterium genomic window:
- a CDS encoding ornithine carbamoyltransferase gives PKSWGCLDLFKQPEESLKLAANYKHWICDEAKMKLTKPDSIYMHCLPADRGYEVTDEVIDGPHSVVYDEAENRLHTAKAIMALTM, from the coding sequence ATCCCAAGAGTTGGGGATGCCTGGATCTGTTCAAGCAACCGGAAGAATCGCTCAAACTCGCTGCCAACTACAAGCATTGGATTTGTGATGAAGCCAAGATGAAATTGACCAAACCGGATTCGATATACATGCACTGCTTGCCGGCAGACCGCGGCTACGAAGTGACGGATGAAGTGATTGATGGACCTCATTCGGTTGTCTACGACGAGGCGGAGAATCGGCTCCACACGGCCAAAGCGATCATGGCCCTGACGATGTAA
- a CDS encoding polysaccharide biosynthesis/export family protein, which yields MKRCGCALIVLMIMISPAGRAYAQQRAAQQSEDVQSPPAKSLKRLPAHPHAEYIISPGDVLSIRVFQQPDMSGEMRVSAQGYIRIMFVEEPIKAAGLTEWELADLIKEKLRVVLRDPQVSVQVKEGRQDFAYILGAVNEAMPVPVDSDTRLLTMIARAKGLSERAGPVAYILRGSVWAGVHTPASADEDEVRLSAVIETVDLTKMMKGAVELNKRIYAGDVVSIPEAGKVFVGGAVNKPDAFDLRGELTLTQAITLANGTKPDAKKSRVTIVRQDPDRSSLIELAVNLSEIERDPKKDVKLQVGDVVYVPSSTAKNLGLALLNSLAVQAALLPIYIIR from the coding sequence GTGAAGCGATGTGGTTGTGCCTTGATTGTTTTGATGATCATGATTAGCCCAGCCGGGCGTGCATACGCGCAGCAACGGGCCGCTCAGCAATCGGAAGATGTCCAGTCGCCTCCGGCCAAATCGCTCAAGCGATTGCCAGCGCATCCGCACGCGGAATACATCATCAGTCCGGGTGATGTGCTTTCTATCCGCGTGTTCCAGCAGCCGGACATGAGCGGTGAAATGCGCGTGAGCGCGCAAGGGTATATCCGCATCATGTTCGTCGAGGAGCCAATCAAAGCGGCTGGGTTGACGGAGTGGGAGCTGGCCGATTTGATCAAGGAGAAACTTCGTGTGGTGTTGCGTGATCCGCAAGTCTCCGTGCAGGTGAAAGAAGGGCGCCAGGATTTTGCTTACATCCTAGGTGCTGTCAATGAAGCGATGCCTGTGCCCGTTGATTCGGACACGCGGCTGCTGACCATGATCGCGCGCGCCAAAGGCTTATCCGAGCGAGCTGGGCCGGTGGCCTACATCTTGCGCGGGAGTGTCTGGGCTGGTGTGCACACGCCGGCTTCAGCCGACGAGGACGAAGTGCGACTTAGTGCCGTAATCGAGACCGTTGATTTGACCAAAATGATGAAAGGAGCCGTTGAGCTGAACAAGCGCATCTATGCCGGCGATGTGGTGAGCATTCCGGAAGCTGGCAAAGTGTTCGTTGGCGGCGCCGTCAATAAACCTGATGCGTTTGATCTGCGCGGCGAGTTAACCTTGACGCAGGCCATCACGCTGGCGAACGGCACGAAACCCGATGCCAAGAAGAGTCGCGTCACTATTGTGCGGCAAGACCCGGATAGATCGTCCCTGATCGAGCTGGCGGTCAATCTAAGCGAAATCGAGCGAGACCCTAAAAAAGACGTTAAGCTGCAAGTGGGTGATGTCGTCTATGTGCCATCATCAACCGCTAAGAACTTGGGACTAGCTTTGCTCAATTCCCTGGCGGTACAAGCGGCGCTGTTGCCCATCTACATCATACGCTAA
- a CDS encoding tetratricopeptide repeat protein yields MQLLAFWKRAGLLLLFGSLLLLGYLHAYNRVRSQMLNLTVGDAGNLHRSLALNPQQPAVHSRLGMYYLSNPILFDPERALHHFQAAVQLEPFSHRAWSDVARGYEQMNQPTQAAAAYQMAITLAPHFFRPHWMYANFLLRQGQIESAIAAFRRVVEIDPRSSEAVCQTLWQATGGDAGAVARFGHSLQTAGAQWGIGQCLAQRGQYGPSLELWRAVPAADPLKREAGRWLLASLREAKQWSYLNEVWREVAPLVEPHTSPAEDLFWNGGFEREPIRYGFDWVISSTEQVEARMDTTTAHQGRRSLRLDFKHHQNVFYDGVSHDLAVRPLTRYRLQFYYKTEGLLATHGVAVVLTDVEDSGRFRVQSAPLSAEPDWTLGQMELTTPAETRFIRLTLVRLVGEKIYDFIQGRVWFDSFAFMPVDHAAAQSRS; encoded by the coding sequence GTGCAACTGTTGGCCTTTTGGAAGCGAGCTGGATTACTGTTGTTGTTCGGCAGTTTGCTGCTGCTTGGATACCTGCACGCTTATAACCGTGTTCGCAGTCAGATGCTCAACCTCACCGTCGGCGATGCGGGAAATTTGCATCGCTCGTTGGCGTTGAATCCACAGCAGCCGGCGGTGCACAGCCGATTGGGAATGTATTACCTCTCCAATCCAATCCTGTTTGACCCTGAGCGGGCGTTGCATCATTTTCAAGCAGCCGTGCAGCTTGAGCCATTTTCTCATCGAGCCTGGTCGGATGTCGCCCGCGGCTATGAGCAGATGAATCAACCAACGCAGGCTGCTGCCGCATATCAGATGGCCATCACGCTGGCTCCTCACTTCTTTCGGCCTCACTGGATGTATGCCAATTTTTTATTGCGTCAAGGCCAGATCGAGTCGGCCATAGCAGCATTTCGTCGCGTCGTTGAAATTGATCCACGTTCCAGTGAAGCGGTTTGCCAAACGCTATGGCAAGCTACAGGCGGCGACGCGGGCGCCGTGGCGCGATTCGGTCACAGCTTGCAAACAGCCGGCGCTCAATGGGGCATTGGTCAATGTTTGGCTCAACGCGGTCAATACGGGCCGAGCCTTGAGCTATGGCGGGCCGTGCCTGCTGCTGACCCGCTGAAGCGGGAAGCCGGTCGCTGGCTCCTGGCCTCACTGAGAGAGGCCAAACAATGGTCTTACTTGAATGAAGTGTGGCGCGAAGTCGCACCCCTCGTAGAGCCGCACACATCGCCCGCCGAGGATCTCTTCTGGAATGGTGGATTTGAGCGGGAGCCGATTCGATACGGCTTTGATTGGGTCATCAGTAGCACTGAGCAGGTCGAGGCGCGAATGGATACGACAACCGCGCATCAAGGCCGTCGCTCGTTGCGGCTGGATTTCAAGCATCACCAAAATGTCTTTTATGATGGCGTCAGCCATGATCTGGCCGTGAGGCCGCTGACGCGTTACCGGTTGCAGTTTTATTACAAGACTGAAGGTCTCCTTGCTACTCACGGTGTAGCGGTTGTTCTGACTGACGTGGAGGATTCCGGGCGATTCCGCGTGCAGTCAGCGCCGCTCAGCGCAGAGCCCGATTGGACGCTCGGCCAGATGGAACTGACCACGCCGGCAGAGACGCGATTCATTCGACTGACGCTTGTCCGGTTGGTCGGTGAGAAAATCTATGACTTCATTCAGGGTCGAGTGTGGTTTGATTCATTTGCCTTCATGCCTGTTGATCATGCCGCCGCTCAGTCGCGCTCTTGA
- a CDS encoding GDP-mannose 4,6-dehydratase: MASILLTGCAGFIGAKVCETLLEMGHAVVGVDNLNQAYDVRLKQWRLSQLTGRAGFTFHPLDIVDRHAMRRFWTESFSANRSNTSGWSAVINLAARAGVRPSVEDPWLYYDTNVTGTLNLLELCHEFGVRKFVQASTSSVYGDSAVQPFTEDAVTDRPLSPYAASKKAAEVLCHTYHHLYGLDVTVLRYFTVYGPAGRPDMSMFRFVQWISRGRPVTIYGDGQQSRDFTYVDDVAHGTVAGLKPLGYEVINLGSDRPVVLIEIIRLIEDRLGRRARLEFEPRHPADVLATWANIEKAGRLLEWRPHTAIETGVERLVSWYQENESWAQHLATE; the protein is encoded by the coding sequence ATGGCGAGCATTTTATTGACTGGTTGCGCCGGCTTCATCGGCGCGAAGGTGTGTGAAACGCTGCTGGAGATGGGCCATGCCGTTGTCGGCGTGGATAATCTGAACCAAGCTTACGATGTGCGGCTCAAGCAATGGCGGCTGTCTCAACTGACTGGCCGGGCAGGATTCACGTTTCACCCGCTGGACATTGTAGACCGTCATGCTATGCGACGTTTCTGGACGGAGTCATTTTCGGCAAACCGCTCGAATACATCTGGGTGGAGCGCGGTGATCAATCTGGCCGCGCGCGCCGGCGTGCGGCCGTCAGTGGAGGACCCGTGGCTCTATTACGATACCAATGTGACCGGGACACTTAATCTGTTGGAGTTGTGCCACGAGTTCGGCGTGCGGAAATTTGTGCAAGCGTCCACCTCAAGCGTGTATGGTGACAGCGCCGTTCAACCGTTTACCGAAGATGCTGTGACGGATCGTCCACTGTCGCCTTATGCAGCGTCCAAAAAAGCTGCCGAGGTGTTATGTCACACCTATCATCATCTGTATGGGCTGGATGTCACTGTGCTGCGTTACTTCACCGTCTATGGGCCAGCCGGACGTCCCGATATGAGTATGTTTCGCTTCGTGCAATGGATTAGCCGGGGCCGACCCGTCACGATCTATGGCGATGGCCAGCAATCGCGCGATTTCACCTATGTGGACGATGTCGCTCACGGGACAGTAGCCGGGCTGAAGCCGCTTGGTTACGAAGTGATCAATTTAGGATCAGACCGTCCGGTGGTCTTGATAGAAATCATTCGCTTGATTGAAGACCGGCTGGGACGCCGCGCGCGGCTTGAGTTCGAACCGCGACATCCCGCTGATGTGTTGGCTACATGGGCGAACATTGAAAAAGCTGGTCGGTTGTTAGAGTGGCGTCCACACACAGCGATTGAAACAGGAGTAGAGCGGTTGGTCAGTTGGTATCAGGAGAATGAATCCTGGGCGCAGCACCTTGCCACAGAGTGA
- a CDS encoding oligosaccharide flippase family protein: protein MQRSQDTQHDRPAQGLTQRTLGGLFWASSGALVQLVLQVATLVLFARLLTPADFGLIGAAMVIIGFGQIFAQLSVGSAIVQRARLAARHVRTGFTLSLLLGMLLSGLMVVLAPLIAQFFRMSALTPVVQALAPIFLLRGVGVVAAALLQRNMRFRLLARVEIISFGIGYGVVGLTLAWLGYGVWALVGAHLGQVTLETMMLLIAQPHPKRFAVNRRACRELMAFGSGFTMAKVANFFALQGDNMVVGRWLGADALGLYSRAYRLMSFPANLFGETVERVLFPALSQAQDDDQRLSMAYRRGMALTALLVMPASAIAIVLGPELVHVALGPSWKGAVLPLQVLAVGMFFRTGYKLSGTLARAKGAVHRLAFYHAIYAVLVVAGAWIGHWAGLAGVAWGVVGALAIQYLLLARLSISVTSLRWREFIGAHASAVALTVVVAMIVWSVAAWLRGWEASAALVLIGALIAVGMSLCVLIWLAPVFWLGKDGVWWLHTLSRYGSLDFKLLRYVKT from the coding sequence ATGCAAAGATCGCAAGACACTCAGCATGATCGGCCCGCGCAGGGGTTGACCCAGCGCACGTTGGGAGGTTTGTTCTGGGCCTCGTCAGGCGCGTTGGTTCAACTTGTATTGCAGGTGGCCACGCTCGTGTTGTTTGCTCGTTTACTGACGCCGGCCGATTTTGGCCTGATCGGCGCGGCGATGGTGATCATTGGATTTGGTCAGATTTTTGCTCAGCTCAGTGTTGGTTCAGCGATAGTGCAACGGGCGAGGCTGGCGGCTCGGCATGTGCGCACCGGTTTTACGCTGTCGCTGTTGCTGGGCATGCTGTTGAGTGGTTTGATGGTCGTATTGGCGCCGTTGATCGCGCAATTTTTCCGCATGTCGGCGCTGACGCCGGTTGTGCAAGCCTTGGCGCCGATCTTTTTGTTGAGAGGGGTTGGTGTAGTGGCTGCGGCGCTGCTGCAGCGGAACATGCGATTTCGTTTGTTAGCGCGTGTCGAGATTATTTCGTTTGGCATTGGCTATGGCGTAGTCGGTTTGACGTTAGCGTGGTTGGGGTACGGTGTATGGGCGCTGGTTGGCGCTCATCTTGGCCAGGTTACTTTAGAGACGATGATGTTACTGATCGCGCAGCCGCATCCGAAGCGGTTTGCAGTGAACAGGCGTGCCTGCCGCGAGCTGATGGCGTTCGGCAGCGGATTTACAATGGCCAAGGTGGCTAACTTTTTTGCGCTTCAGGGCGATAACATGGTGGTCGGGCGATGGCTCGGCGCGGATGCCCTGGGACTCTACAGTCGCGCGTACCGGTTGATGTCGTTTCCGGCGAATCTGTTTGGCGAGACGGTCGAGCGTGTTTTATTTCCGGCGCTCTCGCAAGCGCAAGATGATGACCAACGGTTGAGCATGGCTTATCGGCGTGGCATGGCATTGACGGCGTTGCTGGTCATGCCGGCCAGCGCCATCGCGATTGTGCTCGGGCCGGAGCTGGTCCATGTAGCCTTGGGGCCATCCTGGAAGGGCGCTGTGCTGCCACTGCAAGTGCTCGCTGTGGGCATGTTCTTTCGCACTGGTTACAAGTTGAGCGGGACGCTGGCGCGGGCCAAAGGAGCCGTGCATCGGCTGGCCTTTTATCATGCCATCTATGCGGTCTTGGTGGTCGCCGGCGCATGGATTGGTCATTGGGCTGGCCTTGCTGGAGTGGCCTGGGGCGTGGTTGGCGCGTTGGCAATTCAGTATCTGTTGCTGGCTCGACTGAGCATATCGGTGACGTCACTTCGATGGCGCGAGTTCATTGGCGCGCACGCTTCAGCCGTTGCACTGACGGTCGTCGTCGCCATGATTGTTTGGAGCGTGGCAGCGTGGCTGCGCGGATGGGAAGCATCGGCGGCATTGGTGTTGATCGGCGCGTTGATCGCTGTGGGCATGAGCCTGTGTGTGTTGATTTGGCTTGCGCCGGTTTTCTGGCTGGGCAAGGACGGCGTGTGGTGGTTACACACGTTGTCGCGCTACGGCTCGCTCGATTTCAAGCTGCTCAGATACGTCAAGACGTGA
- a CDS encoding class I SAM-dependent methyltransferase, whose product MSRIIAVMVEPTSLTEKSYWDRKWDARAPARRLNLREYLNSRIAAMLADVLPPTPARVLEVGAADSLWLPYLGSTYGYEVVGVDYSRVGCQRLVANLAEMPGEAMVVEGDVTQPCFAPGSFDVVFSNGFIEHFTEYGQLVALFRSWLKPRGLLITLVPNKHYAFRYVEQWIAPTQYHAHVLIEPSDLQKAYEQAGLQEIVAGYLGSFATWKYNSKAKGLTRWLLRVSAKAIGWPVHTVLRTTGWTPESRMFSPLVYAVGRAPQ is encoded by the coding sequence ATGAGCCGCATCATTGCTGTGATGGTCGAGCCGACGAGTCTGACAGAAAAATCCTATTGGGATCGCAAATGGGACGCGCGCGCGCCTGCGCGGCGGCTCAATCTGCGCGAGTATCTCAATAGTCGAATCGCGGCGATGCTGGCCGACGTGCTACCGCCTACGCCGGCGCGTGTGCTGGAAGTTGGCGCGGCCGATTCGCTCTGGCTGCCATATCTTGGAAGCACGTATGGCTATGAGGTCGTAGGCGTGGATTATTCCCGCGTTGGCTGCCAGCGGCTCGTCGCCAATCTGGCGGAGATGCCTGGCGAAGCGATGGTGGTTGAAGGCGATGTGACTCAGCCATGTTTCGCGCCGGGCAGCTTTGACGTGGTATTCTCAAATGGCTTTATCGAGCATTTCACCGAGTATGGCCAGTTGGTCGCGCTGTTCCGGTCGTGGCTCAAACCGCGTGGCTTATTGATCACGCTGGTGCCCAACAAGCATTATGCGTTTCGTTATGTGGAGCAGTGGATCGCGCCGACGCAGTACCACGCGCATGTGTTGATCGAACCGAGCGATTTGCAAAAGGCCTATGAGCAAGCCGGATTGCAAGAGATCGTAGCCGGCTATCTCGGCTCGTTCGCCACGTGGAAGTACAACAGCAAAGCCAAAGGGCTGACACGCTGGCTGCTGCGCGTCTCAGCCAAAGCGATCGGTTGGCCCGTTCACACCGTGTTGAGAACAACTGGGTGGACGCCTGAGAGCCGAATGTTTTCTCCGCTGGTGTACGCCGTCGGTCGAGCGCCGCAGTGA
- a CDS encoding acylneuraminate cytidylyltransferase family protein, whose protein sequence is MNVAIITARAGSKSILNKNVMPVAGRPLIAYPIEAARQARLIERVYVSTDGDAIARVAEQLGCEIIWRPDELGGDHVNHGDVIKHAVETVDARIATLQNVVLLLGNTVMIDGELIDQALTLLGERDDIDSVMSVWEAADDHPYRALRIREDGLIDTFGDAPRLVSTERQSYPKAYYYDQGVWAFRKDCVQRRDGPNPWWWMGKRVAPIIRTWITGRDIHTLFDAAIAEWYVQNRQMIKASLEERTLSLP, encoded by the coding sequence ATGAACGTAGCCATTATCACTGCCCGCGCAGGCAGCAAATCAATCCTCAACAAAAATGTGATGCCAGTGGCCGGTCGTCCGCTGATCGCCTATCCGATTGAAGCAGCTCGGCAGGCGCGGCTGATCGAGCGCGTCTATGTCTCTACCGACGGTGACGCGATTGCTCGTGTGGCCGAACAACTGGGTTGCGAGATCATCTGGCGACCCGACGAGCTGGGCGGCGACCATGTCAACCACGGCGATGTGATTAAACACGCGGTCGAGACCGTTGATGCTCGCATCGCGACGTTACAGAATGTGGTGTTGCTGCTCGGCAATACCGTCATGATTGACGGCGAGTTGATTGATCAGGCACTCACGCTGCTTGGCGAGCGCGATGATATAGATTCGGTGATGAGCGTTTGGGAGGCGGCTGATGATCATCCTTACCGTGCGCTGCGGATCAGAGAAGACGGGTTGATTGATACGTTTGGCGATGCGCCTCGGCTGGTCTCGACCGAGCGGCAGTCCTATCCGAAAGCCTACTACTACGATCAAGGCGTCTGGGCTTTCCGCAAAGACTGCGTGCAACGACGCGATGGTCCCAATCCCTGGTGGTGGATGGGCAAGCGCGTCGCGCCGATCATTCGCACATGGATCACCGGGCGCGATATTCACACGTTGTTCGACGCGGCCATCGCTGAATGGTACGTGCAGAATCGCCAGATGATTAAAGCCTCGCTGGAAGAGCGCACGCTGAGCCTTCCCTGA
- a CDS encoding aldolase/citrate lyase family protein encodes MKNLRQRLRAGDYVIGSWISSGSPVVAELMAAMGFDFLTVDVEHSAVELPETQALFQAIRSGHADCAPLVRLPGDEYAVTKRYMDAGAAGVIAPLINRPEQVHAIVRAVKYPPLGERGVGFCRANQYGTRLEEAVAAANEETLVCIQIEHVDGLRHLDEILAVPGIDAVLIGPYDLSASMGLTAQLDHPDVLAAKQRILAACRARGLAAGIHVVQPDVDQAVHYLQQGYRMIAYSLDITMLACLCRQGLGEIRRRVPQSASAA; translated from the coding sequence ATGAAAAACCTACGCCAACGATTACGCGCCGGTGATTACGTCATCGGCAGTTGGATTAGCTCTGGCAGTCCGGTCGTCGCGGAGTTGATGGCCGCGATGGGCTTTGACTTCCTGACGGTGGATGTAGAGCATTCAGCAGTCGAGTTACCTGAGACGCAGGCGTTGTTTCAGGCGATTCGGTCCGGGCATGCGGATTGCGCGCCGCTGGTGCGCTTGCCGGGCGATGAGTATGCCGTCACCAAACGCTACATGGATGCTGGCGCCGCCGGCGTGATTGCCCCGCTGATCAATCGGCCGGAGCAGGTCCATGCCATCGTGCGGGCGGTGAAGTATCCGCCGCTCGGTGAGCGTGGCGTCGGATTCTGTCGCGCTAATCAGTACGGCACGCGGCTGGAAGAGGCCGTAGCGGCGGCCAATGAAGAGACGCTCGTGTGCATTCAAATCGAACACGTTGACGGCCTGCGCCATCTGGACGAGATTCTTGCTGTGCCCGGCATTGATGCGGTGCTCATCGGCCCTTATGATCTGAGCGCCTCAATGGGATTGACGGCTCAGCTCGATCATCCTGATGTGCTGGCGGCCAAGCAGCGGATTCTCGCGGCCTGCCGCGCGCGCGGTCTCGCAGCCGGCATCCACGTTGTGCAGCCCGACGTGGATCAAGCTGTGCATTACTTACAGCAAGGCTATCGCATGATCGCTTACAGCCTCGACATTACCATGCTCGCATGCCTGTGTCGGCAAGGACTTGGTGAAATCCGACGGCGAGTTCCGCAGTCGGCGAGCGCCGCGTGA
- a CDS encoding glycosyltransferase family 2 protein yields MAPRVSIVIRCFNEEEHIGRLLSGIMQQTVTDVEIIVVDSGSTDATLSIATRYPVKVLTIRPEEFSFGRSLNTGCQAATAEFIVICSAHTYPVYNDWLEQLLAPFADPRIALAYGKQRGHEQTKYAEQQVFAHWFPAQSNWCQAHPFCNNGNAAIRRSLWQQWPYNEELTGLEDLDWAHRMITEGYRLAYVAEAEVVHVHNETWRQIYNRYRREAIAFKRIFPHEQFGLWDLIRLFTSNVLSDYYHAWQDRVLLQHLVEIPLFRWMQFYGTYRGYGHRGPITGPLRQTFYYPRALTRPTPQMDATRRHRAIDYNRSAQEKSVGQVR; encoded by the coding sequence ATGGCTCCGCGCGTTTCCATTGTCATCCGTTGTTTTAATGAAGAGGAACATATTGGTCGTCTGCTCAGCGGCATCATGCAGCAGACGGTGACCGATGTGGAAATCATCGTGGTGGATTCTGGTTCGACCGATGCCACGCTCTCCATTGCCACGCGCTATCCGGTGAAGGTCTTGACGATTCGTCCTGAAGAATTTTCCTTCGGTCGTTCGCTCAATACCGGTTGTCAGGCGGCCACGGCTGAGTTCATCGTCATCTGCAGCGCGCACACTTATCCGGTTTATAACGACTGGCTCGAACAATTGCTTGCTCCGTTTGCCGATCCGCGCATCGCGCTGGCTTACGGCAAGCAGCGCGGCCATGAACAGACCAAGTATGCTGAGCAGCAAGTCTTTGCTCATTGGTTTCCTGCTCAGTCCAATTGGTGTCAGGCTCACCCATTTTGCAATAACGGCAATGCCGCGATTCGCCGGTCGCTCTGGCAGCAATGGCCGTATAACGAGGAGCTAACCGGGCTAGAGGATTTGGATTGGGCGCATCGCATGATCACCGAAGGGTATCGTCTTGCCTATGTGGCTGAGGCGGAGGTCGTGCATGTGCATAACGAAACATGGCGTCAGATTTACAATCGCTATCGGCGCGAAGCAATCGCCTTCAAACGCATCTTTCCTCACGAGCAATTCGGCTTGTGGGATTTGATCCGATTATTCACATCGAATGTGCTCAGCGATTATTACCATGCGTGGCAGGATCGAGTCTTGTTGCAGCATCTCGTTGAGATTCCATTGTTCCGATGGATGCAATTTTACGGGACGTATCGCGGCTATGGGCATCGTGGGCCGATCACGGGTCCGCTGCGTCAGACGTTCTATTATCCTCGCGCGTTGACTCGACCGACGCCCCAGATGGATGCGACCCGCCGGCATCGAGCGATTGATTACAACCGGTCGGCGCAGGAGAAATCTGTTGGTCAAGTACGTTGA
- a CDS encoding cyclase family protein: MVKYVDISLPISPALPTWPGAPPVAFERRLDMARGDAVNDTNMFCNVHVGTHIDAPLHHLEDGLSAAELPLESCIGPALVADASDADVITAARLDALGVPPMVERLLLRTRNSQWWAAGVREFRADYVALTAEAAQWIVERGIRLIGVDYLSVQRYQDGPETHRILLRAGVIVLEGVSLAHVSPGLYELICLPMKLVGVDGAPARAILKQMEASR, encoded by the coding sequence TTGGTCAAGTACGTTGACATCTCATTGCCGATCAGTCCGGCGTTGCCGACGTGGCCGGGCGCGCCGCCTGTGGCGTTTGAGCGGCGGCTGGACATGGCGCGCGGCGACGCGGTCAACGATACAAATATGTTTTGCAACGTCCATGTGGGCACGCACATTGACGCGCCGTTGCATCACCTTGAAGATGGGTTGAGCGCGGCCGAGTTGCCGCTGGAGTCTTGCATCGGGCCGGCGCTGGTCGCCGATGCGTCTGATGCGGACGTCATCACAGCGGCGAGGCTTGATGCGCTGGGCGTGCCGCCGATGGTTGAACGATTGCTCTTGCGCACGCGCAATTCGCAATGGTGGGCGGCTGGCGTGCGCGAGTTTCGCGCCGATTACGTGGCGCTCACAGCCGAGGCGGCCCAGTGGATTGTGGAGCGCGGCATCCGGCTGATCGGCGTGGATTATCTGTCAGTCCAACGCTATCAGGACGGCCCTGAGACGCATAGGATTTTGCTCCGCGCCGGCGTGATCGTGCTGGAAGGAGTCTCGTTAGCGCACGTCTCGCCCGGACTGTATGAATTGATTTGCTTGCCAATGA